In Paenibacillus stellifer, the DNA window CTTTGGGAGAGCCTTGGTTCTCGCGGTTCTCACGGCTCTCCCTTTGCTCCCTTGCCTTTGGCTCGCGGTTCTGGGATTCGCGGGGGCCGCCGGACCGGGAACTATTCTCCCGTCCCTGCCCTTCGCGCACCTGATTATCCCGATTCTGATTATCCCGATTCTGATTATCTCGATTCTGATTATCTCGATTCTGATTATCCCGGCGCTGCCCGCCGCGTGCCTGGCCCTCGCGGCCAGCGGCTTCCTTGGGCTGGCTGTCGCGGTTGCGCTTGCCCTGGAACTCCTTGTTCCGGTTGTCGCGCCCCCGTTCTTTGGCGCCCTTGTCACGGGGAGCATTCTCCCTGGCTCCCTGCTCCTTGACCGGCTGTTCCTTGGACACCGCCGATTCAACCTGATATTTGCGGGAGGAAATCTGGGGGATTTCCTCGTCTCGGACAGGCGCTTCGGCTCCTGCGGCATCCCCGGCTTCGGCCGCACCTGCGGATTCCTTGGGAACTTCGGCCGGTTCCTTGATCAGAATGTCCTTGGCGAGCGGATCTCTCGGAGCATCCTTCATCTTGCGGAGCACAAAATAGGCGCAGCCGAAGTTGCAGTATTCATTAATATAATCAACGAAGCCCGAAATCGCGCTGTCCCTGTTCGCCTTCGGATGATTATCCCGGTAAAATCCTTTCAGGCGCAGCTGGCCGTAGCCCCAATCGCCGACGATATAGTCGTAGCGGTCCAGCACTTCGCTGTATCTTCCGCGGAAGCCCTCCGGGTTCCAGCCTTCCTTATGATTTGCCATGAGCTCGTAGCTTTTTCCGCCAATAACGATCAAGCAAGACTCGCCTGCCTTTCCACATATAAATTCGGCGAAGCCTTATAACAAGACTTCGTCTCTTCCTAATTCGCTGCCGTACGCTCCTCGCGAGATTTCGCGGCAGACTGGGTCTGCTCATGCGCATGATAGGAGCTGCGCACCAGCGGGCCTGATTCCACATGGCTGAAGCCGCGCTTCAGTCCTTCCTCCTTCAGCTTCGCAAAGTCCTCCGGCGGATAATATTTCACGACATTCAGATGCTGTGGCGAAGGCTGCAGGTACTGGCCGATTGTCAGAATATCGCAGTCGACTTCGCGCAGATCATCCATCGCCTGAAGAATTTCATCCCACTCTTCGCCCACGCCCAGCATAATGCTGGATTTGGTCGGAATCTTCGGCTGCATCTCCTTCGCCCGGCGAAGCAGCTCCAGGGAACGGCGGTATTTCGCCTTGGCCCGCACCCGGTCCGACATCCGCTCAACCGTTTCGATGTTGTGGTTGAGAATATCAGGCTTGCTGTCCATGACGATCTGCAGGCTGTCCCGGTCGCCCATGAAGTCGGGAATCAGCACCTCCACGCTGCACAGCGGCAGCCGCTTGCGCATGGCTTTTACCGTCTCGGCAAAAATCGTCGCCCCGCCGTCCTTCAAGTCGTCGCGCGCTACGCTCGTTATGACGCAGTGGCGCAGGTTCATATTCTCGGCGGCTTCAGCCACCCGTTCCGGCTCCTGAAGATCCAGCTCGGTTGGCATGCCTGTGTTGACTGCACAGAACCGGCACGCCCGGGTACAAATATCGCCTAATATCATAAACGTAGCCGTCCGGTTGGCCCAACATTCGTAAATATTGGGGCAACGGGCTTCTTCACATACTGTATGTAAAGTCTTGGAACGCATCATACCTTTAATATCCTGATAGTTCTCTCCTGTTGTCAGCTTGATCCGAATCCAGTCCGGCTTAAGTGGTTTCGCATTTTTCTGTGCCATATGAACAATCCCCTCTTTCGCCTGAATGTGAAAAGTTGTAAAGTGCTGCCTTACATTATAACATGCGCGCAGGGGAAATGCTTCTTTTTGTGAATGAGCTGTGTCACTTCACACCCTTGCACTTTAGGCGGATAAAACTTCCCGTTTCGCGCAAGCTAACCGGGCGAGGCCCTCATCTGCAATTCAGCCAAAGGCTTAAGGCCTTATTCATTAAGGACTTCACATAAAACATCAAAGGAGGCTTTCACCATAATGTCCCTTATCAAGGCGGCCTTGCGGACACTGGTGTCCCTGTCAGCCGCCTCCCTGCTGGTTGCCGGCGGGCCGGCGGTCTTCGGCGATTCCGCGAACGGCGGTGCGGGGAAGCCCGTACCCGGGATCCCGCGCGCTCGAAGCGCCTCTGCGCAGGGAAGCGGCGATGTCTACGCCACCCGCCAGGCGCTCTATGACCAGATGGAGGCGGCCACGGGAATTCCCTGGTACCGGCTGGCCGCCATCGACCAGTATGAACGGACAATTGCCAAAGTCAAAGCGTCCGGCAGCCATAACCCGGATCAGCCGGCCAAGACCGCCCGTCTGACCGCGATTCAAATCCCGGCTCCGGTCTGGTGCGGGCCGCTGAATCCTGATCAGGAGGACGCCTCTCCCTCCTCGCTGTCCTTCTTCGGCGGCTTCGGCCAGGACGGCTCCGGAGACGGACGAGCCGACCCGGAGAGCGATATCGACGTACTGTTCAGCATGGCGCAATATATTCGGAAGCATAGCGCCTCCGCCAATGATTTCAATATTGCCGTCTGGGAATATTATCATAACGGGCGGGCCTCCCAGCGCATCGAGCAGTTCTCGAACCTGTACCGCCATTTCGGACGGCTTGATCTGTCCGGCAGCGCGTTCCCTCTGCCACTCGGCAGCACTTATTCCTACCGCAGCACCTGGGGCAGCGGACGCAGCTGGGGAGGAGCCCGCATCCACGAGGGCACCGATCTGTTCACACCATACGGCGTTACCGTCCGGAGCACCTGCTATGGCATTGTCGAGACGAAGGGCTGGAACCGGTATGGGGGATGGCGCATCGGCATCCGCGATATCGAGAACCGCTACCATTACTATGCCCATCTGTCCGGCTATGACAAGACACTCAAGCTCGGCGATATCGTCGCCCCCGGCCAGCAGCTCGGCTGGGCAGGGAGCTCCGGCTACGGCAAGCCGGGAACGAGCGGCAAATTCCCGCCCCATCTGCATTATGGAATTTATAAAGACCGGGGACTCATGGAATGGGCCTTCGATCCGTACCCTCTGCTCAGACAATGGGAAAATGCGGAGCGCAAAGCCCTCCATAGCAAAAGAAGCGGCCGCTGATATGCGGCCGCTTCTTGGCATGTGCGAGAATTATGCGCGCCCCGCGGAGATGGAATGGAGGATGGACGGTCATTCCATTCCGGTATTTTTTTCCATTGAAATAAATCTCAGCACTTCGGACAGAACCTTGTCCTTCTCCTCACTGTAGCAGAGCAGATGCCCGCTTCCCTCCACCATCAGCACCTCTGACCGTGGCGATCCCAGATGCTGCTGCAGATAAGATGCGCTTCTGGTCTTGACCAGATGGTCGCGGGTTCCCTGCACAATCAGGGCAGGAGCCGAAATGCCGGGGTATACGGTGAAACTCTCCCGCACCAGAAGGTTAAATTCACGATTGGCCCGAAGCGGCGTAGACCCGAATTTCCGGAAATAGTTCTTCAGCATGGCGGGTTTTCCCAGTGTCCGGACGATCTCACCCGGATTCAGCGGAAACACCGGCGCGGCCAGCAAAGTCAGCGATTTGACCATCTCCCGATACCGGTTCGCCAGATGGCACGCGAGCAGCGCCCCCATGGAGAAGCCGATGACATGAACGCCTGCTGCTGCGGCCTTGGCCAGTTCCGTCAGTTCCCCTTCAGCCTGGCGAAGCCATTCCGCCCGCCCGAAACGGGCAAGATCGGATCTTCGTCCCGTGTGCCCTCCGAGCGTAAAGGTATGGGCCTTCAGGCCCCGCCGCTCCGCATATTCCGCCAGAGGCGATATTTCAAATATGCCGCCTGTAAAGCCGTGTATGAACAGACAGTGCTCCATAAGATAAGCTTCCCTCTTTCACAGGATGTACAAGTCTCGCCCGGTCTCCTATCCAGCAACTCCCGCAGCCTTTCAACAGACTTTCGGCATAGTCAACTGCTATTCCCGCATTTTGAACAATTAATGGTATTGACCGGTTATGTTGTCATCTCTATCTTTCAGCAATTTAGAAATCAGCACAATCTGCCCTGCATGGTAACCGTAATGTGCGGCAACCTGAATAAGCAGAGTTCTCACTTTTCTTACATCATGGGCTTCGTCTTCCGACGCGTTAACCCGGTGCATCCTGTTCCAGTCCTCCAGAGAATAACGGATGATAACTTCCCTGTTAAGATCCTCCTCGGTTAAACTGGATAAAATACGGGCCGATTCAGCGCGTGTACTTAAGAGAAGCTCCTTCAGTTCCTCCTTCGTTATGCCGCCTTCCGGATCAAACTCACGCCGCGAGCGTTCTCTGATGAACGGTTTGCCGCCGATTGCACTTGCCAAGTTTTGATATTCATTTCCTGCCAAATGCAGGCACAGATTTCCGATACTGTTCGTCGAAGCTTTCAGCCTGGTCCAAATCAACTCATCATCGAGATGATCCAGACTCTTCACAATGCGATTGAGCTGCTTGTCCATATCTTCGAGCACGTCCGTTACGATCTCCAGCATAGCTGTACCTCCCGGGTGTTATTAATTATCGAATGATGCAAAATGCCGAAATCAAAAAAGGCCCTGTTTCGAAATACAGAGCCTTCTGTCCGCAATTAACAAGACTTGCCTGCCAATCATTCGAATGATTGATCTGTCCATTAACAAGAGGCTGTTAAAAAAATGCTTCAAGAAGCTGCGCTCTCTACCATTATAGATGGAACAAAATCTCCAATCAACACAACCCGGACCGGCACGCTTCACTGCCGGACTCTCTATTCGCCGCCCTCTGCAGGCGTTTCCGGCAGCGTCGTCCCGCCGCCTGACGCGCCGCTCCCTGCGCGGGCTCCTCCGTCCGCAGCAGTTCCGCCGCCGGATTTGCCGGCGGACGCGCCGCTGCCTGTACCGCCATCACCCGCCGCTGCGCCGCTCTGGCCGGTGCCCGCCGCCGCTCCGTTCGACACGCCGCCCGTGGAGGGGGCGGGCAGCGCGATATTCGGCGCGCTCGCGCTGCCTTCGCCAACCGGTCTGCCCTGGTTGTCGTAATAATACAT includes these proteins:
- a CDS encoding DinB family protein; this encodes MLEIVTDVLEDMDKQLNRIVKSLDHLDDELIWTRLKASTNSIGNLCLHLAGNEYQNLASAIGGKPFIRERSRREFDPEGGITKEELKELLLSTRAESARILSSLTEEDLNREVIIRYSLEDWNRMHRVNASEDEAHDVRKVRTLLIQVAAHYGYHAGQIVLISKLLKDRDDNITGQYH
- the lipA gene encoding lipoyl synthase, coding for MAQKNAKPLKPDWIRIKLTTGENYQDIKGMMRSKTLHTVCEEARCPNIYECWANRTATFMILGDICTRACRFCAVNTGMPTELDLQEPERVAEAAENMNLRHCVITSVARDDLKDGGATIFAETVKAMRKRLPLCSVEVLIPDFMGDRDSLQIVMDSKPDILNHNIETVERMSDRVRAKAKYRRSLELLRRAKEMQPKIPTKSSIMLGVGEEWDEILQAMDDLREVDCDILTIGQYLQPSPQHLNVVKYYPPEDFAKLKEEGLKRGFSHVESGPLVRSSYHAHEQTQSAAKSREERTAAN
- a CDS encoding YutD family protein, producing MANHKEGWNPEGFRGRYSEVLDRYDYIVGDWGYGQLRLKGFYRDNHPKANRDSAISGFVDYINEYCNFGCAYFVLRKMKDAPRDPLAKDILIKEPAEVPKESAGAAEAGDAAGAEAPVRDEEIPQISSRKYQVESAVSKEQPVKEQGARENAPRDKGAKERGRDNRNKEFQGKRNRDSQPKEAAGREGQARGGQRRDNQNRDNQNRDNQNRDNQNRDNQVREGQGRENSSRSGGPRESQNREPKAREQRESRENRENQGSPKAQNSPQNNAQNNNPQQTS
- a CDS encoding alpha/beta hydrolase yields the protein MEHCLFIHGFTGGIFEISPLAEYAERRGLKAHTFTLGGHTGRRSDLARFGRAEWLRQAEGELTELAKAAAAGVHVIGFSMGALLACHLANRYREMVKSLTLLAAPVFPLNPGEIVRTLGKPAMLKNYFRKFGSTPLRANREFNLLVRESFTVYPGISAPALIVQGTRDHLVKTRSASYLQQHLGSPRSEVLMVEGSGHLLCYSEEKDKVLSEVLRFISMEKNTGME
- a CDS encoding M23 family metallopeptidase, with amino-acid sequence MSLIKAALRTLVSLSAASLLVAGGPAVFGDSANGGAGKPVPGIPRARSASAQGSGDVYATRQALYDQMEAATGIPWYRLAAIDQYERTIAKVKASGSHNPDQPAKTARLTAIQIPAPVWCGPLNPDQEDASPSSLSFFGGFGQDGSGDGRADPESDIDVLFSMAQYIRKHSASANDFNIAVWEYYHNGRASQRIEQFSNLYRHFGRLDLSGSAFPLPLGSTYSYRSTWGSGRSWGGARIHEGTDLFTPYGVTVRSTCYGIVETKGWNRYGGWRIGIRDIENRYHYYAHLSGYDKTLKLGDIVAPGQQLGWAGSSGYGKPGTSGKFPPHLHYGIYKDRGLMEWAFDPYPLLRQWENAERKALHSKRSGR